The Streptomyces kanamyceticus genome window below encodes:
- a CDS encoding ABC transporter permease, whose translation MTSLVSRVSRRLLGLLATLFAASFVIFAAVYAAPGDPAVFLAGGRDKLTPERLATVRAQYHLDEPLVVQYGRWLWDCVHFDLGRSFKYSDQVSDLVAARFPTTLQLVAYATVLFVVLGVGAGILAAVKRSTWVDSLVVGGTTLAASVPSFVAAIALVSLFGVQLGWFPVTGSGEGVTGTLRHLTLPALSLALGALAIISRVTRQAMADAAASDHVEVARASGVPERDIIRRHVLRNALGPIVTMCGLVMAGMLAGTVVVETAFGISGIGSLLVGAINTHDFPVAQAVLLLMVTGYIVVTTLVDVVHPLLDPRVKEATS comes from the coding sequence ATGACGTCACTCGTCTCCCGGGTGTCCCGCCGCCTGCTCGGCCTCCTCGCCACGCTCTTCGCCGCGTCGTTCGTCATCTTCGCCGCCGTGTACGCGGCGCCCGGCGACCCCGCCGTCTTCCTCGCGGGCGGCCGCGACAAGCTGACCCCCGAGCGGCTCGCCACCGTCCGCGCCCAGTACCACCTGGACGAACCCCTCGTCGTCCAGTACGGGCGGTGGCTGTGGGACTGCGTCCACTTCGACCTGGGCCGCTCCTTCAAGTACAGCGACCAGGTCTCCGATCTGGTCGCGGCCCGCTTCCCCACCACGCTCCAACTCGTCGCGTACGCCACGGTCCTGTTCGTCGTCCTCGGCGTCGGCGCGGGCATCCTCGCGGCCGTGAAGCGGTCCACCTGGGTCGACTCCCTGGTCGTGGGCGGCACGACGCTCGCCGCCTCCGTACCGTCCTTCGTCGCCGCCATCGCGCTCGTCTCGCTCTTCGGCGTCCAGCTCGGCTGGTTCCCGGTCACCGGCAGCGGCGAGGGAGTCACCGGCACCCTGCGCCATCTGACCCTGCCCGCCCTGTCGTTGGCGCTCGGCGCCCTCGCGATCATCAGCCGCGTCACCCGCCAGGCCATGGCCGACGCGGCGGCCTCCGACCACGTGGAGGTGGCCCGCGCCTCCGGCGTCCCCGAGCGCGACATCATCCGCCGCCACGTGCTGCGCAACGCCCTCGGACCCATCGTCACGATGTGCGGCCTCGTCATGGCCGGGATGCTCGCGGGCACCGTCGTCGTCGAGACCGCCTTCGGCATCAGCGGCATCGGCTCGCTCCTCGTCGGCGCCATCAACACCCACGACTTCCCCGTCGCCCAGGCCGTCCTGCTCCTCATGGTCACCGGCTACATCGTGGTGACGACGCTGGTGGACGTCGTCCATCCGCTGCTCGACCCGCGCGTGAAGGAGGCCACCTCATGA
- a CDS encoding ABC transporter ATP-binding protein produces the protein MTTDGLLQAENLTKTYPLPGGERHTAAEAVTFTVPRGGALGIVGESGSGKTTVARMLVGLVRPDRGTISVEGKPREPRTPRGKAARLARAREIQMVFQDPYISLDPRLTAAQCVRTALRLHDKDESGAEALLDQVGLGTREAGARPRELSGGQRQRLAIARSLAVDPRILVLDEAVAALDVSIQAQILKLLDEIRGETGVALVFVSHDLAVVRHVTDEVLVMRRGRVVERGPTDGVLTAPEDPYTKLLLASVPGENWDPANAARARAALPT, from the coding sequence ATGACGACAGACGGCCTGCTGCAAGCAGAGAACCTCACCAAGACGTACCCCCTCCCCGGAGGGGAGCGCCACACCGCCGCAGAGGCGGTGACCTTCACAGTCCCCCGGGGCGGAGCCCTTGGCATAGTGGGCGAATCCGGCTCCGGCAAAACCACCGTGGCAAGGATGCTCGTGGGCCTGGTCCGCCCGGACAGGGGAACCATCAGCGTCGAGGGCAAGCCACGCGAACCCCGTACGCCCAGAGGGAAGGCCGCCCGCCTGGCCCGCGCCCGCGAGATCCAGATGGTCTTCCAGGACCCGTACATCTCCCTGGACCCAAGGCTCACGGCAGCCCAGTGCGTACGAACGGCCCTGCGCCTGCACGACAAGGACGAAAGCGGCGCCGAGGCCCTCCTGGACCAGGTGGGCCTGGGCACCAGAGAGGCGGGCGCCCGCCCGAGGGAACTCTCCGGCGGCCAACGCCAACGCCTGGCCATCGCGAGATCACTGGCCGTGGACCCCCGGATCCTCGTACTGGACGAGGCCGTAGCCGCCCTGGACGTATCGATCCAGGCCCAGATCCTGAAGCTGCTCGACGAGATCCGCGGGGAGACGGGCGTGGCCCTGGTCTTCGTCAGCCACGACCTGGCGGTGGTGCGGCACGTCACGGACGAGGTGCTGGTGATGCGCAGGGGCAGGGTGGTGGAACGGGGCCCGACGGACGGCGTCCTGACGGCCCCCGAGGACCCGTACACGAAGCTGCTCCTGGCCTCGGTCCCCGGCGAGAACTGGGACCCGGCGAACGCGGCGCGGGCAAGAGCGGCACTACCCACCTGA
- a CDS encoding MurR/RpiR family transcriptional regulator: MEISEGVERLRAAVRDQWEALSASERAVAQYLASAPPESLLFASAQELGTASGTSNATVVRALQRLGYTGLPALKRELASDFTSAVAPEVRLKQRIAHVGRDLGDIWDDVFDEAQERIEHARRLTPDDALRDAVGVLADAAEIHCYGVAASELAARHMALALGRIGRRARYVGATGFALADHLLGIRQGDAVVIFQPGRALAEISVLVERARAVGARVVLVTDELAELYGGRVDAVLTAPHTPTGITTEALTALVVADAVLLALTTLDEGRAVDTSHQLTALREQLLASRPRKG; this comes from the coding sequence ATGGAAATTTCAGAGGGTGTGGAGCGGCTCAGGGCCGCCGTGCGCGACCAGTGGGAAGCCCTGTCCGCCTCCGAGCGCGCGGTCGCCCAGTACCTGGCGAGCGCGCCGCCCGAGTCGCTGCTCTTCGCCAGCGCGCAGGAACTCGGCACGGCGAGCGGCACGAGCAACGCCACGGTCGTGCGCGCGCTGCAGCGCCTCGGATACACCGGACTCCCCGCCCTCAAGCGGGAGTTGGCGTCGGACTTCACCTCGGCGGTGGCCCCCGAGGTGCGCCTCAAGCAGCGCATCGCCCATGTGGGCAGGGACCTCGGCGACATCTGGGACGACGTCTTCGACGAGGCGCAGGAACGCATCGAGCACGCGCGGCGCCTCACCCCGGACGACGCACTGCGGGACGCGGTGGGGGTGCTCGCCGACGCCGCCGAGATCCACTGCTACGGGGTCGCGGCGTCCGAACTCGCGGCGCGGCACATGGCGTTGGCACTGGGCCGGATCGGGCGCCGCGCTCGGTACGTCGGCGCGACCGGCTTCGCGCTCGCCGACCACCTGCTCGGGATCCGACAGGGGGACGCGGTGGTGATCTTCCAGCCGGGGCGGGCGCTCGCCGAGATCTCCGTGCTCGTCGAGCGGGCTCGGGCGGTGGGGGCGCGGGTCGTGCTGGTGACGGATGAACTTGCCGAGTTGTACGGGGGGCGGGTCGATGCGGTGCTTACTGCTCCGCATACGCCTACGGGGATTACCACGGAGGCGCTTACGGCGTTGGTCGTCGCCGATGCGGTGTTGCTGGCGCTGACCACGCTGGATGAGGGGCGCGCTGTTGATACTTCGCATCAACTCACTGCGCTGCGCGAGCAGTTGCTGGCCTCTAGGCCTCGGAAGGGGTGA
- a CDS encoding AzlC family ABC transporter permease, protein MDEGSRPGLVRLAHLPPGVLRDIALVWLADAVVGVSFGAIAVAGGLPVWVPVLMSLLVYAGSAQFSAVGILTAGGGPVAAAATGLLLNSRTAAFSLALADDLGRSWTARLIGAHLITDETAAFVLAQNGGKQRKAAFWISGIGLFVAWNLSVLAGALAGSALGDTDRFGLDAAFPAVLLALVLPALRADSAARRASAAGAVIAVVAAPLLPAGVPVLLALLGLLAARRGPRHPRRPRRPRRPRRPRTDRTDRTDRTDHTTAPGSAS, encoded by the coding sequence ATGGACGAGGGCTCCCGCCCCGGTCTCGTCCGCCTCGCCCACCTGCCCCCCGGCGTCCTGCGCGACATCGCGCTCGTCTGGCTCGCCGACGCCGTCGTCGGTGTCTCCTTCGGCGCCATCGCCGTCGCGGGCGGGCTTCCCGTCTGGGTCCCCGTGCTCATGTCGCTGCTCGTGTACGCGGGCTCCGCCCAGTTCAGCGCCGTCGGCATCCTCACCGCGGGCGGCGGCCCGGTGGCCGCCGCGGCGACAGGGCTGCTCCTCAACTCCCGTACGGCGGCGTTCAGTCTGGCCCTCGCCGACGACCTGGGCCGCTCCTGGACGGCGCGGCTCATCGGCGCGCACCTCATCACGGACGAGACGGCCGCGTTCGTGCTCGCCCAGAACGGCGGCAAGCAGCGCAAGGCCGCCTTCTGGATATCCGGCATCGGCCTGTTCGTGGCGTGGAACCTCAGCGTGCTCGCGGGCGCGCTCGCCGGGTCCGCGCTCGGTGACACGGACCGGTTCGGGCTCGACGCGGCGTTCCCCGCCGTGCTGCTCGCCCTGGTACTTCCCGCGCTGCGCGCCGACAGCGCGGCCCGGCGGGCATCGGCGGCCGGTGCGGTGATCGCGGTCGTGGCGGCGCCGCTGCTGCCCGCGGGCGTCCCCGTGCTGCTCGCGCTGCTCGGCCTGCTCGCGGCACGCCGCGGACCCCGCCATCCCCGCCGTCCCCGCCGTCCCCGCCGTCCCCGCCGTCCCCGCACCGATCGCACCGATCGCACCGATCGCACCGACCACACCACCGCCCCCGGGAGCGCCTCGTGA
- a CDS encoding helix-turn-helix domain-containing protein, with protein sequence MPREWVAAALRRERTKAGLSLSELAKRAGIAKSTLSQLEAATGNPGIETLWSLAVALGVPFSVLVESPAPAVTVIRAGEGPSMRAENSSYVGTLLSGGPTGVRRDIYHGALEPGPARESDPHIPGSVEHIVISTGRLLAGPRGESVELSPGDYMSYRGDVPHAYEALAPGTTFVLVMQHV encoded by the coding sequence ATGCCCCGCGAGTGGGTCGCGGCCGCACTGCGCCGCGAGCGGACCAAGGCAGGCCTCTCCCTCTCCGAACTGGCCAAACGGGCGGGCATCGCCAAGTCCACCCTGTCCCAGCTGGAGGCCGCCACCGGCAACCCAGGCATCGAGACGCTCTGGTCCCTCGCGGTGGCGCTCGGCGTCCCGTTCAGCGTGCTCGTGGAGTCCCCGGCCCCGGCGGTCACGGTGATCCGCGCGGGCGAGGGCCCCTCCATGCGCGCGGAGAACTCCTCGTACGTGGGCACGCTGCTCTCCGGCGGCCCGACGGGGGTCCGCCGTGACATCTACCACGGAGCGCTGGAGCCCGGCCCCGCCCGCGAGTCGGACCCCCACATCCCCGGCTCCGTCGAGCACATCGTCATCAGCACGGGCCGCCTCCTTGCGGGGCCGCGGGGCGAATCGGTGGAACTGTCCCCCGGCGACTACATGTCCTACCGGGGTGACGTCCCCCATGCCTACGAGGCGCTGGCCCCTGGTACGACGTTCGTCCTGGTGATGCAACACGTGTGA
- a CDS encoding ABC transporter ATP-binding protein codes for MTLLDIKDLTVRIPGAARPVLDSVSLHVAPGEVVGLVGESGSGKSTTAKAAIGLLPSGATATGSVRFSSDTDVLALTGERLRAHRAGPVAMVHQDPRAALNPVRRIGDFLQERGADRARAVELLEAVGLSSPARRLRQRPHELSGGMLQRVVIAGALAAEPRLLLADEATSALDVTTQAEILALLRTLRADRDLGLLLITHDLHLAAAYCDRVYVMYAGRVVESRSAKALFTTPAHPYTRGLLACSPTLGTTQTLHPIPGRPPSLSDTFTGCPFVSRCGESEESCETWTPQRSPLEDGGTAECAVVGRRSARRNGWAQPPVPSTATTKASHS; via the coding sequence ATGACGCTGCTCGACATCAAGGACCTCACCGTCCGCATCCCCGGGGCCGCGCGCCCCGTCCTCGACTCGGTCTCGCTGCACGTCGCCCCCGGCGAAGTCGTGGGTCTGGTGGGCGAATCGGGCTCGGGCAAGTCGACGACGGCGAAGGCGGCGATCGGCCTGCTGCCGTCCGGCGCGACGGCGACCGGCTCGGTCCGCTTCTCCTCCGACACCGACGTACTCGCCCTCACCGGCGAACGCCTGCGCGCCCACCGGGCCGGCCCCGTCGCCATGGTCCACCAGGACCCGCGCGCCGCCCTCAACCCGGTGCGCCGCATCGGCGACTTCCTCCAGGAACGCGGCGCGGACCGCGCTCGCGCGGTGGAACTCCTGGAAGCGGTGGGCCTGTCCTCCCCTGCCCGCCGCCTGCGCCAGCGCCCGCACGAACTCTCCGGCGGCATGCTCCAACGCGTGGTCATCGCGGGCGCCCTGGCCGCCGAACCGCGCCTGCTCCTCGCCGACGAGGCGACCAGCGCCCTGGACGTGACGACCCAGGCGGAGATCCTCGCCCTCCTGCGCACCCTGCGCGCCGACCGCGACCTCGGCCTGCTCCTCATCACGCACGACCTGCACCTGGCGGCGGCGTACTGCGACCGCGTGTACGTCATGTACGCGGGCCGAGTGGTCGAATCCCGCTCGGCCAAGGCCCTGTTCACCACCCCGGCCCACCCCTACACCCGAGGCCTCCTCGCCTGCTCCCCGACCCTGGGCACCACCCAGACCCTCCACCCGATCCCGGGCCGCCCTCCATCCCTCTCGGACACGTTCACGGGCTGCCCGTTCGTGTCGAGGTGCGGGGAGTCGGAGGAGAGCTGCGAGACGTGGACGCCACAGCGATCGCCGCTGGAAGACGGCGGGACAGCCGAGTGCGCTGTTGTGGGCAGGCGTTCCGCCCGGCGGAACGGGTGGGCACAACCCCCGGTGCCGAGTACCGCTACGACGAAGGCAAGCCACTCATGA
- a CDS encoding AzlD domain-containing protein → MNATLACVLALAAGTYVFRLAGPALHGRVELPARVQELLTVGATVLLVALLATGAFTEGQGFAGWARPAGVLVGGVLAWCRAPFAVVVVGAAGATALLRLAGVH, encoded by the coding sequence GTGAACGCCACGCTCGCCTGCGTCCTCGCCCTCGCCGCGGGCACCTACGTCTTCCGTCTGGCCGGTCCCGCACTGCACGGGCGGGTCGAACTGCCCGCCCGCGTACAGGAGTTGCTGACGGTGGGCGCCACCGTCCTGCTCGTCGCGCTGCTCGCCACGGGGGCGTTCACCGAGGGGCAGGGGTTCGCCGGGTGGGCCAGGCCCGCCGGTGTGCTCGTCGGCGGGGTCCTCGCCTGGTGCAGGGCGCCGTTCGCGGTGGTCGTGGTGGGCGCGGCCGGGGCTACGGCGCTGCTGCGTCTGGCCGGGGTCCACTAG
- a CDS encoding C45 family autoproteolytic acyltransferase/hydolase, which yields MAPRTLPVIEISGTPTERGRQYGEAVRPQLHAALGYYEEAFGHSAGLTWDRVTARAARWLEPVRDYAPDLVEEMEGIAEGAGVTLLDVLALNARGEVIYDKSFAEMAPDEEPADGCTSFAAYDEASGDGHVWAGQNWDWRAGVADTVVMLRIVQPPKPTLIMQVEAGQIGRQGASSAGIALNANGLGGRFDDAVGLPQTVVRRSVLDQPTITDALDVLCRARAHIASNALLTCREGFAIDLETTPAGHGWMYPTDGLLVHGNHYQAGIPAALADGYRPMSSDSLVRVPRAEQGLRALRDATGPDESRKLIKQAMSDHLGLPESLCTHPDPRQEPVRHWATLVSSCVDLTSGDYHVTAGTPCDRDYQHLPWNLYEGPYGDHS from the coding sequence ATGGCACCCCGCACGCTCCCCGTGATCGAGATCTCCGGAACGCCCACCGAGCGCGGCCGCCAGTACGGCGAGGCCGTCCGCCCCCAGCTGCACGCCGCGCTCGGCTACTACGAGGAGGCCTTCGGCCACTCCGCCGGGCTGACCTGGGACCGCGTCACCGCGCGGGCCGCCCGCTGGCTGGAGCCCGTCCGCGACTACGCCCCCGACCTGGTCGAGGAGATGGAGGGCATAGCCGAAGGGGCGGGGGTGACCCTCCTCGACGTCCTCGCGCTCAACGCCCGGGGCGAGGTCATCTACGACAAGTCGTTCGCCGAGATGGCGCCGGACGAGGAACCCGCCGACGGCTGCACCTCCTTCGCCGCCTACGACGAGGCCAGCGGCGACGGCCACGTCTGGGCGGGCCAGAACTGGGACTGGCGCGCGGGCGTCGCCGACACCGTCGTCATGCTGCGGATCGTGCAGCCCCCGAAGCCCACCCTGATCATGCAGGTCGAGGCGGGCCAGATCGGCCGCCAGGGCGCGAGCTCCGCCGGGATCGCGCTCAACGCCAACGGCCTCGGCGGCCGCTTCGACGACGCGGTGGGCCTGCCGCAGACCGTCGTACGCCGCAGCGTCCTGGACCAGCCCACCATCACCGACGCCCTCGACGTGCTCTGCCGCGCCCGCGCCCACATCGCCAGCAACGCCCTGCTCACCTGCCGCGAGGGCTTCGCCATCGACCTGGAGACGACGCCCGCCGGGCACGGCTGGATGTACCCGACCGACGGCCTCCTCGTGCACGGCAACCACTACCAGGCGGGCATCCCCGCCGCCCTCGCCGACGGCTACCGCCCCATGTCGTCCGACTCCCTCGTCCGCGTCCCCCGCGCCGAACAGGGACTGCGGGCGCTGCGCGACGCCACCGGGCCCGACGAGTCCCGCAAGCTGATCAAGCAGGCCATGTCCGACCACCTCGGTCTTCCCGAGTCGCTGTGCACCCACCCGGATCCGCGCCAGGAGCCGGTCCGGCACTGGGCCACGCTCGTCTCCTCCTGTGTGGACCTGACCAGCGGCGACTACCACGTCACCGCGGGCACCCCGTGCGACCGCGACTACCAGCACCTGCCCTGGAACCTCTACGAAGGACCGTACGGAGACCACTCATGA
- a CDS encoding ABC transporter substrate-binding protein, with the protein MRTSQRGRHAVAAGLAATALLATASCSGADTAATGGAPADAAKLKLTASTPAAKGHQDKANWLLEDEPDSLDLDTQGSSAGRVVLTNVCERLYQLQPDNTVKPFLAEKAHAPDDRTLVLTVRDGVTFHDGSKLTADDVLWSLKRHADPDMEQADEFGNVRSMKKSGAREITIRFKAPDALFTKALAGDAGIVWNEKQVTAAGKDFGTPGQGDACSGPYTLGSWKSGDSLTIEAYDKYWGAKPLTDRVTFRWASDSALVNALKTGAADGAYAESPNTASALRGTKGIDQYYGPSTASLVLIPTARGGLKDPQIRRALSLAIDRTGIARSGYGGLVQPWATPVGSGAWGYEKQRFAAAQDELDDVAPASPTADDLAEAKRLVKSAGAPADPVVIGTDSSQGRTVVANAARAALQRIGLKGQIKTVPTAQFEEFYSDPGARADIDVLVGDWYISKADPMGFYDNGLSDSSNNWVGFKDKTYDKLVHRALGTLDDKRRASLALDVQRRFSDAAVWIPLAQVPSALVIDDRMTGPPASQSYLYYPWAARLGLKKG; encoded by the coding sequence ATGAGAACGTCCCAGCGCGGTCGGCACGCGGTCGCCGCGGGCCTCGCCGCCACCGCCCTGCTCGCCACCGCCTCGTGCAGCGGCGCCGACACGGCCGCCACCGGCGGCGCCCCCGCCGACGCGGCGAAGCTCAAGCTGACCGCGTCGACCCCGGCCGCCAAGGGGCACCAGGACAAGGCCAACTGGCTCCTTGAGGACGAGCCCGACTCGCTCGACCTCGACACCCAGGGCTCCAGCGCGGGTCGCGTCGTCCTCACCAACGTCTGCGAACGGCTCTACCAGCTCCAGCCCGACAATACGGTCAAGCCCTTCCTCGCCGAGAAGGCCCACGCGCCCGACGACAGGACCCTCGTCCTGACCGTGCGCGACGGCGTCACCTTCCACGACGGCTCGAAGCTCACCGCCGACGACGTCCTGTGGAGCCTGAAGCGGCACGCCGATCCCGACATGGAGCAGGCCGACGAATTCGGCAACGTCCGCTCCATGAAGAAGAGCGGCGCCCGCGAGATCACCATCCGCTTCAAGGCCCCCGACGCCCTCTTCACCAAGGCGCTCGCGGGCGACGCGGGCATCGTCTGGAACGAGAAGCAAGTCACCGCCGCCGGAAAGGACTTCGGCACCCCGGGGCAGGGCGACGCCTGCTCGGGCCCGTACACCCTGGGCAGCTGGAAGTCCGGCGACTCCCTCACCATCGAGGCGTACGACAAGTACTGGGGCGCCAAGCCGCTCACCGACCGCGTGACCTTCCGCTGGGCCTCCGACAGCGCCCTGGTCAACGCGCTGAAGACGGGCGCGGCCGACGGGGCGTACGCCGAATCGCCCAACACCGCCTCCGCGTTGCGCGGCACCAAGGGCATCGACCAGTACTACGGCCCCTCCACGGCATCCCTCGTCCTCATCCCGACCGCCCGCGGCGGTCTGAAGGACCCGCAGATCCGCCGCGCCCTCTCCCTCGCCATCGACCGCACCGGCATCGCGCGGTCCGGCTACGGAGGGCTCGTCCAGCCCTGGGCGACACCCGTCGGATCCGGCGCCTGGGGCTACGAGAAGCAGCGGTTCGCCGCCGCCCAGGACGAGTTGGACGACGTCGCGCCCGCCTCGCCCACCGCCGACGACCTCGCCGAGGCCAAGCGTCTGGTGAAGTCCGCGGGCGCCCCCGCCGACCCCGTCGTCATCGGCACCGACAGCAGCCAGGGCCGCACGGTCGTCGCCAACGCGGCGCGCGCCGCCCTCCAGCGCATCGGCCTCAAGGGACAGATCAAGACCGTCCCCACCGCCCAGTTCGAGGAGTTCTACAGCGACCCGGGGGCCCGCGCCGACATCGACGTGCTGGTCGGCGACTGGTACATCTCCAAGGCCGACCCCATGGGCTTCTACGACAACGGCCTCTCCGACTCCTCCAACAACTGGGTCGGCTTCAAGGACAAGACGTACGACAAGCTCGTCCACCGGGCGCTCGGCACCCTCGACGACAAGCGCCGCGCCTCTCTCGCCCTCGACGTGCAGCGCCGCTTCTCCGACGCGGCCGTCTGGATCCCGCTCGCCCAGGTGCCCTCCGCGCTGGTCATCGACGACCGCATGACGGGCCCGCCCGCTTCCCAGTCCTACCTCTACTACCCGTGGGCCGCCCGACTCGGCCTGAAGAAGGGCTAG
- a CDS encoding ABC transporter permease produces the protein MTAPALALAPSAVRRRRPVGVMIAGAFLALVVLAAVFAPLLAPYAPDTIDLSASLVGTGGDHLLGTDSSGQDLLSRALHGARTSLIAPVLLLAVAAVLGVTLGVLAAWRGGWVDALVSRLTDVMYAFPGLLFTVLIIAVFGAGMTTSVLALGLAFTPTIAKYTRSLALSEARKPYVDAYRVLGMGGARICAAHVVPNLARAVLGYLVVLFGEALMSLATLSYLGFGAQPPSSDWGLMVQEGQAAVVQGALLPAMVPGTAIALVVVSFNVVGVWAADRLGRQ, from the coding sequence ATGACGGCGCCCGCGCTCGCCCTCGCGCCTTCGGCCGTACGCCGCCGACGCCCCGTCGGCGTCATGATCGCCGGAGCGTTCCTCGCCCTGGTGGTCCTGGCCGCCGTGTTCGCACCGCTGCTCGCGCCCTACGCGCCCGACACCATCGACCTGTCCGCCTCCCTGGTCGGCACGGGCGGCGACCACCTCCTCGGCACCGACTCCTCCGGGCAGGACCTGCTCTCCCGCGCCCTGCACGGGGCCCGCACCAGCCTGATCGCACCGGTGCTCCTCCTCGCGGTGGCGGCGGTCCTCGGCGTCACGCTCGGCGTGCTCGCCGCGTGGCGCGGCGGCTGGGTCGACGCCCTGGTCTCCCGCCTCACGGACGTGATGTACGCCTTCCCCGGCCTCCTCTTCACCGTCCTGATCATCGCCGTCTTCGGCGCGGGCATGACGACGTCCGTCCTCGCGCTCGGCCTCGCCTTCACCCCGACCATCGCCAAGTACACGCGCTCACTGGCCCTTTCGGAGGCCCGCAAGCCCTACGTCGACGCGTACCGCGTCCTGGGCATGGGCGGCGCCCGCATCTGCGCGGCCCACGTCGTACCGAACCTGGCCCGCGCGGTCCTGGGCTACCTGGTCGTGCTCTTCGGCGAAGCACTGATGTCCCTCGCGACCCTCTCCTACCTCGGATTCGGCGCCCAACCCCCCTCCTCCGACTGGGGCTTGATGGTGCAGGAGGGCCAGGCCGCCGTCGTCCAGGGCGCCCTGCTGCCCGCGATGGTGCCCGGCACGGCCATCGCCCTCGTCGTCGTGTCCTTCAACGTGGTCGGGGTCTGGGCCGCCGACCGGCTAGGGAGGCAGTGA